In Magnolia sinica isolate HGM2019 chromosome 12, MsV1, whole genome shotgun sequence, a single genomic region encodes these proteins:
- the LOC131220112 gene encoding uncharacterized protein LOC131220112, with translation MRKENPNTIITRTDLFVATHSKSDGSYPAQTHLETAERILSIAGSDPSSKHKDLDHDPVSQVCGCDSRGRVRGMGLGISKTTMKVATPYIIEARLERNARMSIEAKFEASMTQMQEFRTIVEQQFAELRQQITYQSQQLLHRSPDTAASQAHRRSSEPSSIREDFATTPSMEQICQLRDIRGRTVASGRMVSDTTGIPPECIRVVIDNINVRTAELFNDDRTFEDI, from the exons ATG cgaaaagaaaatccaaatactaTCATCACCAGGACCGACTTGTTTGTTGCCACTCATAGCAAATCTGATGGGTCTTACCCAGCACAAACACATCTTGAAACAGCG GAAAGAATATTATCGATAGCTGGCAGTGATCCTTCCAGTAAGCACAAGGATTTAGACCACGACCCAGTTTCACAG gTTTGTGGTTGTGATAGCAGAGGCCGGGTTAGGGGCATGGGTTTAGGTATTTCTAAGACTACTATGAAGGTTGCCACCCCCTATATCATAGAAGCTCGGTTGGAGAGGAATGCACGTATGtccattgaggctaaatttgaagCATCAATGACTCAAATGCAAGAATTTCGTACGATTGTTGAGCAACAATTTGCTGAACTTAGGCAACAAATTACTTATCAAAGCCAACAACTACTTCACCGCTCCCCTGATACAGCTGCATCTCAG gccCACCGTCGATCTAGTGAGCCTTCAAGTATTCGAGAAGACTTTGCAACAACTCCATCGATGGAACAAATTTGTCAATTGAGAGATATCCGTGGTCGGACTGTTGCTAGTGGGCGGATGGTGTCAGATACTACAGGCATCCCTCCAGAATGCATCAGAGTTGTAATAGATAATATCAATGTTCGCACAGCAGAGTTGTTTAATGATGAcaggacatttgaagatattTAA